In a single window of the Papaver somniferum cultivar HN1 chromosome 8, ASM357369v1, whole genome shotgun sequence genome:
- the LOC113303940 gene encoding methionine gamma-lyase-like, whose amino-acid sequence MAEVENNIKAVVAHPVSKKRSMSNENDADKETFITSKKASLLFKDGVDRIDPASALANARHEFGEHGGVNMSIEASATFTVMEPDTMRRMFNGELGANQDFFIYSRHFNPTVLNLSRSMAAMEGTEAAYCTSSGMSAISSVLMQLCSSGGHVVASQCLYGGTHALLTHFLPRVCNITTTFVDVKDLESVRNAVVEGKTKVLYFESISNPTLDVANVPELCRIAHDNGVMVVVDNTFAPMVLSPARLGADVVVHSISKYISGGADIIAGAICGPASVVNSMMDLHQGALMLLGPTMNAKVAFELSERIPHLSLRMKAHCHRALTYATRMKKMGLKVIYPGLEEHPDHKLLKSMANPDYGFGGILCLDMETEDRANRLMNQLQNCSQFGLMAVSLGYYETLMSCSSSSTSSELNNEEKELAGISPGLIRMSVGYTGTLEQRWNQFEKAITRMSDGKM is encoded by the exons atgGCGGAGGTGGAAAACAATATCAAAGCTGTTGTTGCTCATCCCGTTAGCAAGAAAAGATCTATGAGTAACGAAAACGATGCTGATAAAGAAACCTTTATCACGTCGAAGAAAGCGTCCCTATTATTTAAGGACGGTGTTGATCGGATAGATCCAGCGTCGGCGTTAGCAAACGCGAGGCACGAATTCGGTGAGCATGGAGGGGTAAACATGTCAATCGAAGCGTCAGCGACATTTACAGTGATGGAACCTGACACTATGAGAAGAATGTTTAATGGCGAATTAGGAGCTAATCAGGATTTTTTCATCTATAGCCGACATTTCAATCCAACGGTTTTAAATCTTAGTCGTTCAATGGCAGCAATGGAAGGTACGGAAGCTGCTTATTGTACTTCAAGTGGTATGTCAGCTATATCATCTGTTTTGATGCAGTTGTGTTCCAGTGGTGGACATGTGGTTGCTTCTCAATGCTTATATGGTGGTACGCATGCTCTGCTAACACATTTTCTGCCTAGAGTTTGTAATATTACAACTACCTTTGTTGACGTGAAAGATTTGGAGAGTGTTCGAAATGCGGTCGTGGAAGGGAAGACGAAAGTGTTGTATTTTGAATCAATTTCTAACCCTACTCTGGATGTTGCTAATGTGCCTGAGCTTTGTAGGATAGCTCATGATAATGGTGTTATGGTTGTTGTTGATAATACTTTTGCACCTATGGTTTTGTCTCCGGCTCGACTGGGTGCTGATGTTGTTGTTCATAGTATTTCCAAATATATCAGCGGCGGAGCCGATATCATCGCAG GTGCGATATGTGGACCGGCAAGTGTAGTGAACtctatgatggatcttcatcaAGGGGCACTGATGTTATTGGGACCGACAATGAATGCCAAAGTAGCATTTGAGTTGTCAGAAAGGATCCCTCATTTGAGCTTAAGAATGAAAGCTCATTGTCATAGAGCCTTAACATATGCAACAAGAATGAAGAAAATGGGCTTGAAAGTCATATACCCGGGGCTTGAAGAACACCCTGATCACAAACTTTTGAAATCAATGGCCAACCCTGACTATGGATTTGGTGGAATCCTTTGCCTGGACATGGAAACTGAGGATCGAGCGAATCGTTTGATGAATCAGTTGCAAAATTGTAGTCAGTTTGGTTTGATGGCAGTGAGTTTGGGTTATTATGAAACACTTATGTCATGTTCCTCGAGTAGTACTAGCAGTGAGCTGAATAACGAGGAGAAAGAGTTAGCGGGGATATCTCCAGGGTTGATTAGAATGTCGGTTGGATATACTGGAACATTAGAACAAAGATGGAACCAGTTTGAAAAAGCTATCACTAGGATGTCAGATGGAAAGATGTGA